One Fusobacterium sp. IOR10 DNA segment encodes these proteins:
- a CDS encoding UDP-glucose/GDP-mannose dehydrogenase family protein yields MYKIAVAGTGYVGLVAGVCFAERGHMVTCVDIDEEKVKLMESGVSPIYESGLEELMQKNYSEGRLHYTTNAAKAYSEADAIFIGVGTPELPNGAANLTYIAEVAREIAENITKDCLVVVKSTVPIGTNDKVEQFIHDFLVNDVRVEVASNPEFLAQGSAVKDTLYAARIIIGTESKWAEDMLMGIYKPFNLPIVSVNRRSAEMIKYASNDFLALKISYMNDIANLCELVGANIQDVAKGMSYDERIGARFLNAGIGFGGSCFPKDTKALAYLAKQNNYELKTVEAAVAINKKQKIKLFEKASKRLITFNDLKVAVLGLTFKPGTDDLREAPSLENIPLLLEAGADIYAYDPVGKDNFNKKYPQGKISNGNITYVDSIQKALEGANVCFVFTEWKDIRDLKAKDFKLMRTPLVYDGRNIYSVEEMKENNIEYYSIGR; encoded by the coding sequence ATGTACAAAATAGCAGTGGCAGGAACTGGATATGTTGGTCTTGTGGCAGGGGTTTGTTTTGCTGAAAGAGGACATATGGTTACTTGTGTAGATATTGATGAAGAAAAAGTTAAATTAATGGAAAGTGGAGTTTCTCCAATTTATGAATCTGGCTTAGAGGAACTTATGCAAAAGAACTATAGTGAAGGAAGATTACACTATACTACTAATGCTGCGAAAGCATATTCAGAAGCTGATGCAATATTCATAGGTGTAGGAACACCAGAACTTCCAAATGGAGCAGCTAATCTTACATATATTGCTGAAGTTGCAAGGGAAATCGCTGAAAATATAACAAAGGATTGTTTAGTTGTTGTAAAATCAACAGTGCCTATTGGAACAAATGATAAGGTTGAACAATTTATACATGATTTTCTAGTTAATGATGTACGGGTAGAAGTTGCGTCTAATCCTGAATTCCTAGCTCAAGGTAGTGCAGTTAAAGATACTTTGTATGCAGCTAGAATAATAATAGGAACAGAAAGTAAATGGGCAGAGGATATGTTAATGGGAATATACAAACCATTTAATCTTCCTATAGTTTCTGTAAATAGAAGATCAGCAGAAATGATAAAATATGCATCAAATGATTTCCTAGCTTTGAAAATATCATATATGAATGACATTGCTAATTTATGCGAGCTTGTTGGAGCTAATATTCAAGATGTAGCTAAGGGAATGAGTTATGATGAGCGAATAGGAGCAAGATTTTTAAATGCAGGTATAGGTTTTGGAGGATCTTGTTTTCCAAAGGATACAAAGGCTCTAGCTTATCTTGCAAAACAAAACAATTATGAATTAAAAACAGTTGAAGCTGCAGTTGCTATAAATAAAAAACAAAAAATAAAACTATTTGAAAAGGCATCAAAGAGATTAATAACTTTTAACGACCTAAAGGTAGCAGTACTAGGTCTTACATTTAAACCAGGAACTGATGATTTAAGAGAAGCTCCATCCCTAGAAAATATACCTTTATTACTAGAAGCAGGAGCAGATATTTATGCTTATGATCCAGTTGGAAAGGATAATTTTAATAAAAAATATCCACAAGGTAAAATATCAAATGGAAATATCACATACGTTGATAGTATACAGAAAGCTCTAGAAGGTGCAAATGTATGTTTTGTATTTACAGAATGGAAAGATATTAGAGACTTAAAAGCAAAGGATTTTAAATTAATGAGAACTCCTTTAGTATATGATGGAAGAAATATATATAGTGTGGAAGAAATGAAAGAAAATAATATAGAATATTATTCAATAGGAAGATAG
- a CDS encoding glycosyltransferase family 4 protein, with protein sequence MKILLNANNSFVLYNFRYELMKTLSDNKYNIVCLAGKDSSSKDIEKNGWKFIESSIDRRGTNPINDMKLLLNYIKVYKEEKPDYIFHYTIKPNIYGTIAAKILGIPTINNVTGLGDVFSRKSLVNTMVKFLYKIAFKFPKKVFFQNDDDMNLFLENNLIQRNICGRLPGSGVDLNRFKPMENTEKNDKIVFLYLGRISENKGVRILNEISKEVFKKYENVEFRLLGKVYEDEPGHISKNELGNWEKESNIKYIGTSKDVTEQIKNADCIIFPSYYREGVPCSLIESAAMGKPIITTNNVGCKDIVQDKYNGFLSEPKDVQGMVENIEKFLKLSTEERKQLGKNGRKKVEKEFDVNIVVDKYLEAIK encoded by the coding sequence ATGAAAATCTTATTAAATGCAAATAATTCTTTTGTTTTATATAATTTCAGATATGAATTAATGAAAACATTATCAGATAATAAATACAATATAGTTTGCTTAGCAGGAAAAGATAGCTCAAGTAAGGATATAGAGAAAAATGGATGGAAATTTATAGAATCTAGTATTGATAGAAGGGGGACTAATCCAATTAATGATATGAAACTTTTATTAAATTATATAAAAGTATATAAAGAAGAAAAACCAGATTATATATTTCATTATACAATAAAGCCAAATATTTATGGAACTATTGCAGCTAAAATATTAGGAATTCCTACAATAAATAATGTTACAGGTTTAGGAGATGTATTTAGTAGGAAAAGTTTAGTAAACACTATGGTTAAATTCTTGTATAAAATAGCATTTAAATTTCCTAAAAAAGTTTTTTTTCAAAATGATGATGACATGAATTTATTTCTAGAAAATAATTTAATTCAAAGAAATATTTGTGGAAGATTACCAGGATCAGGTGTTGATTTAAATAGATTTAAACCTATGGAAAATACAGAAAAAAATGATAAAATAGTATTTTTGTATCTTGGCAGAATTTCTGAAAATAAAGGTGTTAGAATATTAAATGAAATATCAAAGGAAGTTTTTAAAAAATATGAAAATGTTGAATTTAGATTACTTGGAAAAGTATATGAAGATGAACCAGGACATATTTCAAAAAATGAGTTAGGAAATTGGGAAAAAGAAAGTAATATAAAATATATTGGAACTTCAAAGGATGTAACAGAACAAATAAAAAATGCAGATTGTATAATCTTTCCTTCCTATTATAGAGAGGGAGTCCCTTGTTCCTTAATAGAAAGTGCAGCTATGGGGAAACCTATAATTACAACAAATAATGTAGGATGTAAGGATATAGTTCAAGATAAATATAATGGTTTTTTATCAGAACCTAAAGATGTACAGGGAATGGTTGAAAACATAGAGAAATTCTTAAAACTTTCAACTGAAGAAAGGAAGCAATTGGGAAAAAATGGAAGAAAGAAAGTAGAAAAAGAATTTGATGTAAATATAGTAGTTGATAAATATTTAGAAGCTATAAAATAA
- a CDS encoding NAD-dependent epimerase/dehydratase family protein codes for MDKKKTLMITGASGFIGSNFIKRYEDKYNIIQVDLLKTSPEELNYERVDTILHLAALVHQMNGAPREKYFEVNTDLTKRVAENAKKNKVKHFVFYSTVKVYGYDGDLHNHSMVLNEESQCNPKNDPYGESKWEAEKILRILEDTNFKVSVIRPPMVYGQGVKGNMQSLIKLIEKLPMLPFNYDKNRRSLVNIENLMYLTSLVIDTEKEGVFLPLDEKNISLKEIYEGIEKGINKKRINIKLIQPFFWLLTKIKPNIMVRLYGSLQFENKLTRKKLNYIPKIRYEEGIRRMIGGKR; via the coding sequence ATGGATAAAAAGAAAACTCTTATGATAACTGGAGCTTCAGGATTTATAGGAAGTAACTTTATAAAAAGATATGAAGATAAATACAATATAATACAGGTAGATTTATTAAAAACTTCTCCAGAGGAATTAAATTATGAGAGAGTTGATACAATTCTTCATTTGGCAGCTTTGGTTCATCAAATGAATGGAGCTCCTAGGGAAAAATATTTTGAGGTTAATACAGATCTTACTAAAAGAGTTGCAGAAAATGCAAAGAAAAATAAAGTTAAACATTTTGTTTTTTATAGTACTGTAAAGGTATATGGCTATGATGGAGATTTACATAATCATAGTATGGTATTAAATGAAGAAAGCCAGTGTAATCCTAAAAATGATCCATATGGGGAAAGTAAATGGGAAGCAGAGAAAATACTTAGAATTTTAGAAGATACTAATTTTAAAGTTTCTGTAATAAGGCCTCCTATGGTATACGGGCAGGGTGTTAAAGGTAATATGCAAAGCCTTATAAAGCTAATAGAAAAATTACCAATGTTACCATTTAACTATGATAAAAATAGAAGAAGCTTAGTTAATATAGAAAATTTAATGTATTTAACATCCCTTGTAATAGATACTGAAAAAGAAGGTGTTTTCTTACCATTAGATGAAAAAAATATTTCATTAAAGGAAATATATGAAGGTATAGAAAAGGGAATAAACAAAAAAAGAATTAACATAAAATTAATACAACCATTTTTCTGGCTACTTACAAAAATCAAACCAAATATAATGGTAAGACTATATGGAAGTTTGCAATTTGAAAATAAACTAACAAGAAAGAAATTAAATTATATTCCTAAAATAAGATATGAAGAGGGAATAAGAAGGATGATTGGTGGTAAAAGATGA
- a CDS encoding sugar transferase yields the protein MLLKRIFDVIVSFLGIIFFLPLMVVVGIIIKLTSKGPILFSQKRLTMGLREFTIYKFRSMRTDFDKDGVGIQVGGNSLAITPIGRFVRKTKIDELPQLFNILKGDMSFIGPRPELPRRLKYYSDRDKGIFKVRSGISSPASIVFSDEEYLMDQVKDREKFYIEQIMPYKIDLNLYYVQTRNFWNDIFLIIGTFLKILNKIKNEQVVKDTDLLKKKDEIVGKIGVEY from the coding sequence ATGTTATTAAAAAGAATATTTGATGTGATAGTTTCTTTTTTAGGAATAATATTTTTCCTACCTTTAATGGTTGTAGTTGGAATTATTATTAAATTAACATCAAAGGGACCAATACTTTTTAGTCAAAAAAGACTAACTATGGGATTGAGAGAATTTACAATATATAAATTTAGAAGTATGAGAACAGATTTTGACAAAGATGGTGTGGGAATACAAGTAGGTGGAAACAGCTTGGCTATAACTCCCATTGGAAGATTTGTAAGAAAAACAAAGATAGACGAACTACCTCAACTTTTTAATATACTAAAGGGGGATATGTCCTTTATAGGTCCAAGACCAGAGTTACCTAGAAGACTTAAATATTATTCAGATAGGGATAAGGGGATATTTAAGGTGAGAAGTGGAATATCTAGCCCAGCTAGTATAGTATTTTCAGATGAGGAATATCTAATGGATCAAGTAAAAGATAGGGAAAAATTTTATATAGAGCAGATAATGCCATATAAAATAGATTTAAATCTTTATTATGTACAAACAAGAAATTTTTGGAATGATATATTCTTAATAATAGGAACATTTTTAAAAATATTAAATAAAATAAAAAATGAACAAGTGGTAAAGGACACAGATTTATTAAAAAAGAAGGATGAAATAGTAGGTAAGATAGGAGTTGAATATTAA
- a CDS encoding nucleoside-diphosphate sugar epimerase/dehydratase, translating to MGRILKNKRTIIKVLLDVFIIIFAGILTSLVLYDNVNSENKIIVFMYLVICFFISSIENGIAVSWSYTDTRDVLTLVFINIISAFITGVLLLCGNNLIFKFVFLLFVFSTSMQLLARFFFRVQKKERYSNKTKKNTNKRKALIYGAGEAGLALLHESRLNQNFPYKICGFLDDDPKKISVSINGVRVFGSRKEAIDIISELKIKTFILAIPSMNAEKINSIYNRIKNVEGLEIKILPYVSDILNGESLTDQVRNIDIYDLLGREEQTFDDSGLHNFLGGKTIIITGGGGSIGSELSRQIAKYNPKKLINIDINENSLYLLELEIQRHYPNIDLTSEICSIRDKKKLREVFKKYMPDIVFHAAAHKHVPLMEHNPEEAVKNNVFGTKNLVDVVDECGVDKFVMISTDKAVNPTNVMGATKRACELIVENKNKESKTKFMAVRFGNVLGSNGSVIPIFKSLIAEGKNLRVTHRDITRYFMTIPEASRLVIEAGRLGTGGELFILDMGKSVKIMDLARNMIKLSNAKVGIEIVGLRPGEKLYEELLYDTKAAIKTENNKIFITKMTDDSIDIDYYLDKFRDVIKLESKDKVKEVMHEMITTYREVEYN from the coding sequence ATGGGAAGAATACTTAAAAATAAAAGAACAATAATAAAAGTTTTGTTAGATGTATTTATTATTATTTTTGCAGGGATACTTACAAGTTTAGTGCTTTATGATAATGTTAATAGTGAAAATAAAATAATAGTTTTTATGTATTTGGTAATTTGCTTCTTTATATCATCAATAGAAAATGGAATCGCAGTAAGCTGGAGTTATACAGATACTAGGGATGTGCTTACCCTAGTATTTATTAATATAATTTCAGCCTTTATTACTGGGGTTCTTTTATTATGTGGAAATAATTTAATTTTCAAGTTTGTGTTTTTGCTCTTTGTTTTTTCAACAAGTATGCAACTGTTAGCAAGATTTTTCTTTAGAGTTCAGAAAAAAGAAAGATATTCAAATAAGACAAAAAAGAACACTAATAAAAGAAAGGCTTTAATATACGGAGCTGGGGAAGCTGGTCTTGCACTACTTCATGAAAGTAGATTAAATCAAAATTTCCCATATAAAATATGTGGATTTTTAGATGATGATCCTAAAAAAATATCAGTGTCAATAAATGGAGTTCGTGTTTTTGGAAGTAGAAAAGAAGCTATAGATATAATATCAGAATTAAAAATAAAAACCTTTATACTAGCTATCCCTTCAATGAATGCAGAGAAAATAAATTCCATATATAATAGAATAAAAAATGTAGAAGGACTTGAAATAAAGATACTTCCATATGTTTCAGATATATTAAATGGAGAATCTCTAACAGATCAAGTTAGAAATATTGATATATATGATTTGCTTGGAAGGGAAGAACAGACCTTTGATGACAGTGGATTACATAATTTTTTAGGTGGGAAAACAATCATTATAACAGGTGGTGGAGGAAGCATAGGTTCAGAGCTTTCAAGACAGATTGCAAAATATAATCCTAAAAAATTAATAAACATAGATATTAATGAAAATTCATTGTATTTACTAGAACTTGAAATACAAAGGCATTATCCTAATATTGATTTAACAAGTGAGATTTGTAGTATTAGGGATAAAAAGAAATTAAGAGAAGTATTTAAAAAATATATGCCAGATATTGTATTTCACGCAGCAGCTCACAAACATGTGCCTTTAATGGAGCATAACCCTGAGGAAGCTGTAAAGAATAATGTATTTGGAACTAAAAACTTAGTTGATGTTGTTGATGAATGTGGTGTTGATAAATTTGTAATGATATCCACAGATAAGGCAGTTAATCCAACTAATGTTATGGGAGCTACTAAAAGAGCCTGTGAGCTAATAGTTGAAAATAAGAATAAGGAAAGTAAGACAAAGTTTATGGCAGTAAGATTTGGAAATGTACTTGGTAGTAATGGATCAGTTATTCCAATATTTAAATCTCTAATAGCAGAGGGTAAGAACCTAAGGGTAACACATAGGGATATAACAAGATACTTTATGACAATACCAGAGGCAAGTAGATTAGTTATAGAAGCTGGAAGACTTGGTACAGGGGGAGAGTTATTCATCCTTGACATGGGAAAATCTGTAAAGATTATGGATCTAGCAAGGAATATGATAAAGCTATCAAATGCAAAGGTTGGAATAGAAATAGTAGGTCTTCGTCCAGGAGAAAAACTATATGAGGAACTACTTTATGATACAAAGGCTGCTATAAAAACAGAAAATAATAAGATATTTATAACAAAGATGACAGATGATAGCATAGATATAGACTATTATTTGGATAAATTTAGAGATGTAATAAAATTAGAAAGTAAAGATAAAGTAAAAGAAGTAATGCATGAGATGATAACAACATACAGGGAAGTTGAGTATAACTAA
- a CDS encoding ABC transporter permease — translation MIGGDTLSKWDMDMVENYPVVEYTVFPKGRVEQDNTIFIAYSKKALRTLGLRDLNENEVIIDKNQFKDKNIGEIIKLNVNSYERRFLIEDMYEEKNPFELMKKGNRIIMSQREFQELFGIYKYNSMIISFYKGENPNDYANFFIKKLNKYRGGNSNLKLLETPAVYKRIEKIKVMVNRTLSLIAFVSLALGAFGILNLIGNNVRGRSKHIGILRAMGMKINNIIMVFILEALTISIIGSFAGIVLGITGSMIIGKLIGIHPVFRFFQISVSLILSLGIGIIMGVYPTRQINKESVVKILKGE, via the coding sequence ATGATAGGGGGAGATACTCTATCTAAATGGGACATGGATATGGTTGAAAATTATCCTGTTGTGGAATATACAGTATTTCCAAAGGGAAGGGTGGAACAGGATAATACTATCTTTATTGCCTATTCTAAAAAAGCTTTGAGAACCTTAGGTCTAAGGGACTTAAATGAAAATGAAGTTATAATTGATAAAAATCAGTTCAAGGATAAAAATATAGGTGAAATAATAAAGCTAAATGTAAATTCCTATGAAAGAAGATTTTTAATTGAAGATATGTACGAAGAAAAAAATCCCTTTGAACTAATGAAAAAGGGAAATAGAATAATAATGTCCCAAAGGGAATTTCAAGAATTATTTGGTATTTACAAATATAATTCTATGATTATCTCCTTTTACAAGGGGGAAAATCCAAATGATTATGCAAATTTCTTTATTAAAAAATTAAATAAATATAGAGGGGGAAACAGTAATTTAAAATTACTTGAAACCCCTGCAGTATACAAGAGAATTGAAAAAATAAAAGTAATGGTAAATAGAACACTAAGTTTAATAGCCTTTGTATCCCTTGCCCTTGGAGCCTTTGGAATACTTAATCTAATAGGAAACAATGTAAGGGGAAGAAGCAAGCATATTGGAATACTTAGGGCCATGGGAATGAAGATAAATAATATTATAATGGTATTTATATTGGAAGCTTTAACAATATCCATAATAGGCAGTTTTGCAGGAATAGTTCTAGGGATTACAGGAAGCATGATAATTGGAAAACTAATAGGTATACATCCTGTATTTAGGTTCTTTCAAATATCTGTTAGTTTAATCTTATCCTTAGGAATAGGTATAATAATGGGTGTGTATCCCACTAGACAAATAAATAAAGAAAGTGTAGTTAAAATCTTGAAGGGGGAGTAA
- a CDS encoding efflux RND transporter periplasmic adaptor subunit, which produces MFNLNRRKIEVIAVIVLVTGYLFLRVDPINTKEVKVEKIEIGALSDAGTYSGTVIPGELVPLYIEAPAVVERIVAREGEEVEEGTELLFFSKKSLFENEKQMKINALDIENAELRIADLNSGTLKLELDNKILEIKSLEELIKNDSKKLPVIEKQAKTYEKLLAEDGVSSIEASGKMMEYDELKTKLQLNKQKYNLMTVSYESLRRQLNIDEAKIKSELSKLKLQRDTLTLREEQLKEPLKSTISGVIVKIDVVEGSVISPGERLLAIATKGENRVVLEVPSYEAETLEKGQKAVITTRDSKKKNTYEGYVNKVSSSAMESQRGNNKIVSVEIGITGENDLKPGFIADVEISKKEKSNVPVISNFSVLEENGKYFVYIIKDGLAEKTEVEIGARSLNNYEVLNLPIGTEVIVNPFKVRVGEKVKVVK; this is translated from the coding sequence ATGTTTAATTTAAATAGAAGAAAAATAGAAGTGATTGCTGTTATTGTTTTAGTTACAGGATATCTTTTTTTAAGGGTTGACCCAATAAACACCAAGGAAGTAAAGGTTGAAAAAATTGAGATAGGAGCCCTTTCAGATGCAGGGACATATAGTGGAACTGTTATTCCAGGGGAGTTAGTTCCATTGTATATAGAAGCTCCAGCAGTTGTGGAAAGAATAGTTGCAAGGGAAGGAGAAGAGGTAGAAGAGGGAACTGAACTACTATTCTTCTCAAAGAAAAGTTTATTTGAAAATGAAAAGCAAATGAAGATAAATGCCCTTGACATTGAAAATGCAGAACTTAGAATAGCTGATTTAAATTCAGGAACATTGAAATTAGAGCTAGATAATAAAATATTAGAAATAAAATCCCTAGAGGAATTAATAAAAAATGACAGCAAAAAATTGCCAGTTATTGAAAAACAAGCAAAAACCTATGAAAAACTTTTAGCTGAAGATGGTGTATCTTCAATAGAAGCAAGTGGGAAAATGATGGAATATGATGAATTAAAAACTAAATTACAATTAAACAAACAAAAATATAACTTAATGACAGTAAGTTATGAGAGTCTTAGAAGACAGCTTAATATTGACGAGGCTAAAATAAAATCAGAACTATCAAAATTAAAATTACAAAGGGACACTTTAACCCTAAGGGAAGAACAGTTAAAGGAACCTCTTAAATCAACAATTTCAGGTGTTATAGTAAAGATAGATGTAGTTGAAGGTAGTGTTATTTCCCCAGGGGAAAGACTTCTTGCAATTGCAACTAAGGGAGAAAATAGAGTTGTGTTAGAGGTTCCTTCATATGAAGCAGAAACTTTGGAAAAGGGACAAAAGGCAGTTATAACAACTAGAGATTCTAAGAAAAAAAATACCTATGAAGGTTATGTAAATAAGGTTTCATCTTCAGCTATGGAAAGCCAAAGGGGAAATAATAAAATAGTGTCAGTTGAAATAGGAATAACAGGGGAAAATGATTTAAAACCTGGCTTTATAGCAGATGTTGAAATATCTAAAAAGGAAAAATCCAATGTACCAGTTATAAGTAATTTCTCAGTTTTAGAAGAAAATGGGAAATACTTTGTGTATATAATTAAAGATGGACTAGCAGAAAAAACAGAAGTTGAAATTGGTGCTAGAAGTTTAAACAACTATGAAGTTTTAAACTTGCCAATAGGAACAGAAGTTATAGTAAATCCTTTTAAGGTTAGAGTGGGAGAAAAGGTAAAGGTTGTGAAGTAA
- a CDS encoding TolC family protein: MKKYCLLMGFFALFLKSYPMELSVEDVIQRARTANNEIKIQDLEKNIQRKSKDKALKNLMLPPIKFSAEEDWEVVKDYGFGANEVTAYIPIFVGGKNVNTYKKAKANYSMAEHDQVLVKNAVEEMAVSKYFEALNYKRQVEISDLTIQALESQRRRLEVLFTGGKLIPKSELLKVEANIKRNESLKLENIRKEKLAMGELSKILNYPLDTEYSNMDFNLKEFMEGNTNIQEKYGKEIEMTTLGEKEKLKVEIAQYDLKIAKADMYPVFYIEPTFQYQDKLYDSSGDAYLEKRDSDDRFYLQVGFSWTFAWGATLDSVSQKRWAYEKAKLEYEDNMKGIELETESRERKVQALYGRTLASKEEVAYLKENVKIDNMRYENGLITTFDYLNSVNSYRTAEADYYEMVRNLVIATMEFENIYK; the protein is encoded by the coding sequence ATGAAAAAATATTGTCTTTTAATGGGGTTCTTTGCTTTATTTTTAAAAAGTTATCCAATGGAATTAAGTGTGGAAGATGTAATTCAAAGGGCAAGAACAGCAAATAATGAAATTAAGATCCAAGATTTGGAAAAAAATATTCAAAGGAAATCAAAGGACAAGGCTTTAAAGAACTTAATGCTACCTCCAATAAAGTTTTCAGCTGAAGAGGACTGGGAAGTTGTTAAAGATTATGGTTTTGGAGCAAATGAAGTAACAGCGTACATTCCAATTTTTGTTGGGGGAAAAAATGTAAATACATACAAAAAGGCAAAGGCTAACTATAGCATGGCAGAACATGATCAAGTGTTAGTTAAAAATGCTGTGGAAGAAATGGCAGTTTCTAAATATTTTGAAGCTTTAAACTACAAAAGACAAGTTGAAATATCTGATTTAACAATACAGGCCTTGGAAAGTCAAAGAAGAAGATTAGAGGTTTTGTTCACAGGGGGAAAACTTATTCCTAAATCAGAGCTTTTAAAAGTTGAAGCTAATATAAAGAGAAATGAAAGTTTAAAGCTAGAAAATATAAGAAAAGAAAAGCTTGCCATGGGAGAACTTAGTAAAATTCTAAACTATCCCCTTGACACTGAGTATTCAAATATGGACTTTAATTTAAAAGAGTTCATGGAAGGAAATACTAACATACAAGAAAAATATGGAAAAGAAATAGAAATGACAACTTTAGGGGAAAAGGAAAAACTAAAGGTGGAAATTGCACAGTACGATCTAAAAATAGCTAAGGCAGATATGTACCCTGTATTCTATATTGAACCTACATTCCAGTATCAAGATAAATTATACGATTCAAGTGGAGATGCCTACCTTGAAAAAAGAGACTCAGATGATAGATTCTATTTACAAGTTGGATTTAGTTGGACATTTGCATGGGGTGCAACACTAGATAGTGTGAGCCAAAAAAGATGGGCATATGAAAAGGCAAAGCTAGAGTATGAAGACAATATGAAAGGTATAGAACTAGAAACAGAAAGTAGAGAGAGAAAGGTTCAAGCTCTTTATGGAAGAACTTTAGCTTCTAAGGAAGAAGTCGCCTATTTAAAGGAAAATGTAAAAATAGATAATATGAGATATGAAAACGGGCTAATCACTACATTTGATTATTTAAATTCTGTAAATAGTTATAGAACTGCAGAGGCAGATTATTATGAAATGGTTAGAAATTTAGTAATTGCTACAATGGAATTTGAAAATATATATAAATAA
- a CDS encoding tyrosine-protein phosphatase: MIDIHSHILFAVDDGARNLEESIEHIEKAIGLGYSGIVCSTHYKIHKFENENYNKNFEILQGEVLKRKLPITLYKGNELDLKGDIFRALNNVNTINSSRYILVEFSFPLVFKAYIKIIDSLLYKGYIPVLAHVERYPYIKFQEFMELIDKKVVFQMNLNTVSHMSKKVRFLLKNGYINVVATDAHRVGSRDYEVSTYLKKLKKIVGEERFIQLTKENPRKIIMNEDINFKTRGEISKNEKILSFNGVLCFIFKKLSNGIKCGRCNSKGKNSK; this comes from the coding sequence ATGATAGATATTCATTCTCATATATTGTTTGCTGTGGACGATGGAGCTAGAAACTTAGAAGAATCCATAGAACACATTGAAAAGGCTATAGGTTTAGGATACAGTGGAATAGTATGTTCAACTCACTATAAAATTCATAAATTTGAGAATGAAAATTATAATAAAAATTTTGAAATATTACAAGGGGAAGTTCTAAAAAGAAAACTTCCAATTACTTTATACAAGGGAAACGAGTTAGATCTAAAAGGGGATATTTTCAGAGCACTAAATAATGTGAACACTATAAATAGCAGCAGATACATATTAGTTGAATTTTCCTTTCCCCTTGTGTTTAAAGCTTACATAAAAATAATAGATTCATTATTATATAAGGGGTACATACCAGTACTTGCCCATGTGGAAAGATATCCATATATAAAATTTCAAGAGTTTATGGAACTAATAGATAAAAAAGTTGTGTTTCAAATGAACCTTAATACAGTTAGCCACATGAGTAAAAAGGTTAGATTCCTTTTGAAAAATGGATATATTAATGTTGTTGCAACAGATGCCCATAGGGTTGGAAGCAGAGACTATGAAGTATCAACATATTTGAAGAAATTAAAAAAAATAGTTGGAGAAGAAAGATTTATTCAATTAACTAAGGAAAATCCAAGAAAAATAATAATGAATGAAGATATTAATTTTAAAACCAGGGGGGAGATTAGTAAGAATGAAAAAATATTGTCTTTTAATGGGGTTCTTTGCTTTATTTTTAAAAAGTTATCCAATGGAATTAAGTGTGGAAGATGTAATTCAAAGGGCAAGAACAGCAAATAA